The following coding sequences are from one Paenibacillus stellifer window:
- a CDS encoding AAA family ATPase — translation MMDKYKSALINNASKLDAITDACGEITKLASSIIEDNSRAATVSLLKKISDVVDNPKYQIEVKRVAQLLNSNLIEYYGYTTLQSICKPDTVIAEDTRTLQELLGELNALVGLETVKAKVNDLIAYQKVQKLRRENNLHSSKNTLHLAFTGNPGTGKTTVARIVGRIYKQIGLLSKGHFIEVSRTDLIAGYQGQTALKVKKVIERAKGGVLFIDEAYSITENDQSDSYGRECLTELTKALEDYRDDLVVIVAGYTEPMNKFFESNPGLKSRFNTFIEFENYQAEELEEILISMCEKNDYQLSEEVRKSVKAFFENEISKKNENFANGRLARNLYDDLVMNHARRVINIANVSRYDLSVITARDFEVLS, via the coding sequence ATGATGGATAAATACAAGAGCGCGTTAATAAATAACGCATCAAAATTAGATGCTATTACAGATGCCTGTGGTGAGATTACTAAGCTTGCATCTTCTATAATTGAGGATAACAGTAGGGCGGCTACGGTTTCACTTCTTAAAAAAATATCAGACGTAGTAGATAATCCTAAATACCAGATTGAAGTAAAGCGTGTAGCCCAGTTGTTAAACTCAAATTTAATTGAATACTATGGCTATACAACATTGCAAAGCATTTGCAAACCAGATACAGTGATAGCGGAGGATACAAGAACTTTGCAAGAACTGTTGGGCGAGCTAAACGCTCTTGTTGGTTTGGAGACAGTTAAAGCTAAGGTTAATGATTTAATTGCTTATCAAAAAGTTCAAAAGCTACGTAGAGAGAATAATCTTCACTCCTCAAAAAACACTTTGCATCTAGCCTTCACAGGAAATCCGGGAACGGGAAAAACAACGGTTGCGAGAATTGTTGGTAGAATCTACAAACAGATAGGGTTGCTATCAAAAGGACATTTTATTGAAGTGTCTAGAACAGATCTTATAGCAGGATATCAGGGCCAAACAGCACTTAAAGTTAAGAAAGTAATAGAACGTGCAAAAGGCGGAGTATTATTTATTGACGAGGCTTACAGTATTACTGAAAATGATCAAAGTGATTCTTATGGACGAGAGTGCCTAACGGAACTCACTAAAGCATTAGAAGATTATAGAGATGATTTAGTTGTTATTGTTGCTGGTTATACAGAACCAATGAATAAGTTTTTTGAATCGAATCCGGGGTTAAAATCAAGATTTAATACATTCATTGAATTTGAAAATTATCAGGCTGAAGAACTAGAAGAAATCTTGATAAGTATGTGTGAAAAGAACGACTATCAATTAAGTGAGGAAGTTAGGAAAAGTGTAAAAGCCTTTTTTGAAAACGAGATAAGTAAAAAAAATGAGAACTTTGCAAATGGTCGTTTGGCGCGTAATTTATACGATGATTTAGTTATGAATCACGCTAGAAGAGTAATAAACATAGCTAATGTGTCGAGATACGATTTGTCTGTAATTACAGCTAGAGATTTTGAAGTTTTGAGTTAG
- a CDS encoding AI-2E family transporter — protein sequence MAKENAFLDDNQGLSEDVADSFDFDGLEEKLQSQLEEDLADLKFLAKEKEKIGNPDNLGNVIMDVVWEQFMNQVAVKAGEDFIKENNGLKLDLRDEAHIQTTENFAYGNIATHNTKIDYQERYDDWQSNFVKDENGNVVTHTTRSGKKEATLVKGARKPFDDGRPSGSAEKHTDMDHTVSAAEIIRDSAANAHMTKEEQIAFANSEANLNEMDLSLNRSKGDKSTTEWLDNPNADGQKPNEIFDISDENDKKMRKKDAEAREEYKKQKKEAEKKSIEAGKQSQKEEVFRIGGKALRAVLMQLLADLVKEIIAKLVKWFKSAKKGLDTLLDSLKEAIHSFISKMKTHLINAGNTVFSTVATAILGPIFGTIKKVWMLLKQGWKSLKDAVNYIKSPENKGKPISRLLLETGKIIIAGLTGAGALVLGEVIEKGLMTIPIFAIEIPLIGSLANIIGIFLGAVVAGIIGAIAINLIEKRIEKGQKAAVVEAQVEKSNEVLNLQHQVRIVSEVKLEHTKANAAKEIKDRHVAAANMMSESLKNIAANCEDDESIQSTFDDIDNLLDELSEE from the coding sequence ATGGCAAAGGAAAATGCTTTTCTTGATGATAACCAAGGGCTTAGTGAGGATGTAGCGGACTCTTTTGACTTCGATGGGTTGGAAGAGAAACTCCAAAGCCAATTAGAAGAAGATCTAGCTGATTTAAAATTTTTGGCGAAAGAGAAAGAAAAAATAGGAAATCCGGACAACCTAGGAAATGTCATCATGGATGTTGTTTGGGAGCAGTTTATGAATCAAGTTGCTGTCAAAGCTGGGGAGGATTTTATTAAAGAGAATAATGGCCTCAAACTTGATTTGCGGGATGAAGCTCATATTCAAACAACAGAAAATTTTGCATACGGAAACATTGCAACACATAATACAAAAATTGACTATCAAGAACGTTACGATGATTGGCAGTCCAATTTCGTAAAAGACGAAAATGGAAATGTTGTAACCCACACAACCAGATCTGGAAAAAAGGAAGCTACATTGGTTAAAGGTGCAAGAAAACCATTTGATGATGGTCGACCAAGCGGTTCTGCTGAGAAACACACAGATATGGATCACACTGTATCAGCAGCAGAAATTATTCGAGATTCGGCGGCTAACGCTCACATGACAAAAGAGGAACAAATCGCCTTTGCTAATAGTGAGGCAAATCTTAACGAAATGGATTTGAGCCTTAATCGTTCAAAGGGCGACAAGTCAACAACCGAATGGCTTGATAATCCAAACGCTGATGGTCAAAAGCCAAATGAGATATTTGATATCAGTGATGAAAATGATAAAAAAATGCGTAAGAAAGATGCTGAAGCTCGTGAAGAATACAAAAAGCAGAAAAAAGAAGCTGAGAAGAAATCTATTGAGGCAGGAAAACAGTCTCAAAAGGAAGAAGTATTTCGTATTGGCGGTAAAGCACTTAGAGCGGTGCTCATGCAGTTGCTTGCTGATTTGGTTAAGGAAATTATCGCTAAGTTAGTTAAGTGGTTTAAGTCTGCTAAAAAGGGCTTAGACACCCTTCTAGATAGCTTAAAAGAGGCCATTCATTCCTTCATCAGTAAAATGAAAACGCACTTGATTAATGCAGGAAATACTGTGTTTAGTACTGTTGCAACAGCGATTTTAGGTCCTATTTTTGGAACCATAAAAAAAGTATGGATGTTGTTAAAGCAAGGTTGGAAATCGCTTAAAGACGCTGTCAATTATATAAAGAGTCCTGAGAACAAAGGTAAACCTATTAGTCGTCTCCTTCTCGAAACAGGTAAAATAATCATTGCAGGATTAACTGGAGCAGGAGCATTAGTGCTTGGCGAAGTTATCGAAAAAGGTCTGATGACAATTCCTATATTCGCCATCGAGATACCTTTGATTGGTAGCCTTGCAAATATTATAGGTATTTTTCTGGGTGCTGTAGTTGCAGGGATTATAGGTGCTATTGCAATAAATCTTATTGAAAAAAGAATTGAAAAAGGCCAGAAAGCAGCTGTTGTTGAAGCTCAAGTCGAGAAGAGCAACGAGGTTCTAAATCTTCAGCACCAAGTCCGTATTGTAAGTGAGGTAAAGCTTGAACACACTAAGGCAAATGCAGCGAAGGAGATAAAAGATCGTCATGTTGCTGCAGCAAATATGATGAGTGAATCTCTAAAAAATATCGCTGCAAATTGCGAGGATGATGAATCTATACAGAGCACATTTGATGATATTGATAATCTATTAGACGAACTAAGTGAGGAATAA